DNA from Gemmatimonadales bacterium:
CCGGGGGTCGGGGTCTCCCTCGCAACTTGCCGTCTGGCAACTGGCAACGGGGTGGGGCGAGGTCGGGCGGCTGGGCGCAGGGGGTGAGGGTGTAGGGTCTGCGCGGCTCGGTCTACGGGTTCGGCGACAACGGCGGCACCGGCTCCAGGCCGCCGGCAGCGGCGCGGGCGAACGGCCCGGTCGCGAGCAGCTCCTTGAGGCGAGCCACGCCGACGCCGCGCTCGAGGCTGCCGCGGTGCGCCACCGAGACCGCGGACGTCTCCTCCGAGATGACGATGACCATCGCGTCGGTCTCCTCGGAGAGCCCGAGCGCCGCGCGGTGGCGGGTGCCGAGGGTCTTGTCGTCCACCGGGAACTGGGTCAGAGGCAGGATGCAGCCGGCGCCCACGATGGTGTCGCCGCGGACGATGAGCGCCCCGTCGTGCAGCGGCGAGTACGGCGTGAAGATCGTCGTCACCAGGTCCGCGGAGACCTTGGCCGAGAGCGGCGTGCCGCTGGCGACGTAGTCGCCGAGCCCCACCTCGCCCTCGACCGCGATGATGGCGCCGGTGCCCGCCCGGCTCAGCCGGTCCACCGCCTCGGCGATCTCCTCGGCCACCTGGTGGGCCTCGCCGCGGTAGAAGAACCGCATCACCCGCGATTGACCCAGCCGCGCGAGGGCGGCCCGGAGCTCCGGCTGGAACACGATCAGCAGCGCGAACGCGCCGTAGGTGAAGACCACGCCGAGCAGATAGGAGATCATCGTGAACTTCAGCATCACCGCCGCGACGTACACGGCGCCCAGCAGCACCAGCCCGAACAGGATGTGCAGCGCGCGGGTGCCCACCACGAGGAGCAGGGCCCGATAGATGACGTACGCGACGATGAGGATCTCGACCACGTCGCGCCAATGCGGCAGGAGCAGCGGAATCCGCCCGTCCATCGGGTCAGGCCCCTCCCCCGTCGTTCGCGAGCACCGCGTCGGCCACGGCCAGCGCCTCGCGGGCCGCGGCGACGTCGTGCACCCGGAACAGCCGCGCCCCGCGCATCCGGGCCGCGACGCAGGCCGCGGCCGTCGCCGCGTCGCGCCGGTCCACCGGCTGGCCGGTGGCGGCGCCCAGGAACCGCTTGCGGGACGGCCCCACCATCACCGGATGCCCCAGCGCCACCACCGCCCCCAGCCGGTCGAGCAGCGCGAGGTTGTGCGCGGGCGCCTTGGCGAATCCCAGGCCGGGGTCCAGCACCACCTGCTCCGGTGCGATGCCGCAGGCCAGCGCGCGGTCGCGGCGCTCGGCCAGCTCCGCGGCCACCTCGCCCGCGACGTCGCGGTACACGGCGAGGCCGTCCATGGTGTGCGGCTCGCCGCGCATGTGCATGAGCACGACCCCGGCGCCGGCCGCGCGCACCACCTCGGCCATCCGTGGGTCGGCCGCCAGGCCCGAGACGTCGTTCACGATCTCCGCGCCGGCCTCGAGCGCGGCCTGGGCGACGCGGCTGCGGCGGGTGTCCACGCTCACCGGGAGGCCGATCTCGGCGACCAGGGCGCGCACCACCGGGAGCACCCGGCGCAGCTCCTCGGCCTGGTCCGGCCGCTCCGCCCCGGGGCGGGTGGATTCGCCGCCCACGTCCAGGACGCCGGCGCCGGCCTCGCGCATCCGCTGCGCGCCGGCGCGCGCGTCGTCCGGCGCCAGGTGCCGGCCGCCGTCGCTGAAGGAGTCGGGCGTGACGTTGACGATGCCCACGATGCACGAGCGGTCGAGCGGGATGGAGCGGCGCGCCGTGCGCCACGCCTGCGGCGCCTCCTGCCGCCCCTGAAGAAAACGCCCCAGCGCGAGGCCGAGGCGTTC
Protein-coding regions in this window:
- the cdaA gene encoding diadenylate cyclase CdaA; this encodes MDGRIPLLLPHWRDVVEILIVAYVIYRALLLVVGTRALHILFGLVLLGAVYVAAVMLKFTMISYLLGVVFTYGAFALLIVFQPELRAALARLGQSRVMRFFYRGEAHQVAEEIAEAVDRLSRAGTGAIIAVEGEVGLGDYVASGTPLSAKVSADLVTTIFTPYSPLHDGALIVRGDTIVGAGCILPLTQFPVDDKTLGTRHRAALGLSEETDAMVIVISEETSAVSVAHRGSLERGVGVARLKELLATGPFARAAAGGLEPVPPLSPNP
- the folP gene encoding dihydropteroate synthase produces the protein MRVTALAGDVPAALASALEARGLDRLHAEALAAGGAPVALVLEPLDEPETSALMRGAARAGLDCHTGEGWAVVAGTLARLGGLARPDPAAPLPERLGLALGRFLQGRQEAPQAWRTARRSIPLDRSCIVGIVNVTPDSFSDGGRHLAPDDARAGAQRMREAGAGVLDVGGESTRPGAERPDQAEELRRVLPVVRALVAEIGLPVSVDTRRSRVAQAALEAGAEIVNDVSGLAADPRMAEVVRAAGAGVVLMHMRGEPHTMDGLAVYRDVAGEVAAELAERRDRALACGIAPEQVVLDPGLGFAKAPAHNLALLDRLGAVVALGHPVMVGPSRKRFLGAATGQPVDRRDAATAAACVAARMRGARLFRVHDVAAAREALAVADAVLANDGGGA